In Nostoc sp. CENA543, a single genomic region encodes these proteins:
- a CDS encoding ATP-binding protein: MTNDSQQPLGSVIEGSLTGGLQVRLHPDVSVEDMRVGKFLVVQGMRSRFFCMLTDVALGAANARIIANPPSWEDTFLREVLAGSGTYGTINLAPMLMFTPEVNEPFSSTDGKSVNPFVPSSTNLASFQPQTSTTMELLPVKTIPSHFSQVYEASVEDFRRVFGWEDDPQRRNFSIGKPLDMDVPVCIDLNRFVERSNGVFGKSGTGKSFLTRLLLAGVIRKNAAVNLIFDMHSEYGWEAVAEGKNVNTVKGLKQLFPGRVEVYTLDPESTKRRGVRDSQELYLSYEQIEVEDIKLCSRDLGLSEAALDNANILYSEFGKSWIVQLLNMTNEEIEMFCDEKRGHKGSIMALQRKLLRLDSLKYMRAVCPQNYINKILQSLEAGKNVVVEFGSQSNMLSYMLVTNMITRRIHEHYVKKADKFLQSKNPSDRPTPLMITIEEAHRFLDPAIVQSTIFGTIARELRKYFVTLLVVDQRPSGIDNEVMSQIGTRITALLNDEKDIDAIFTGVSGAGGLRSVLAKLDSKQQALILGHAVPMPVVVRTRPYDSVFYSEIGDPAWEEKPDAEVFAAAELAKADLGF, translated from the coding sequence ATGACTAATGACTCACAACAACCATTAGGTTCTGTAATTGAAGGTTCTCTGACTGGGGGTTTACAAGTGCGATTACACCCCGATGTTTCCGTTGAGGATATGCGGGTTGGGAAATTTTTAGTCGTGCAAGGGATGCGATCGCGCTTTTTTTGTATGCTGACAGATGTCGCATTAGGCGCAGCTAACGCGCGAATTATTGCTAATCCCCCCAGTTGGGAGGACACTTTTTTACGGGAAGTATTAGCTGGTAGCGGGACATACGGGACGATTAATCTCGCACCGATGTTAATGTTTACCCCAGAAGTGAATGAGCCTTTTTCCTCCACAGACGGTAAATCTGTTAACCCCTTTGTCCCCTCTTCTACTAATTTGGCTTCCTTCCAACCCCAAACTAGTACGACGATGGAATTACTCCCCGTCAAAACTATCCCCAGTCACTTCAGTCAGGTTTATGAGGCGAGTGTGGAAGATTTCCGCCGGGTGTTTGGGTGGGAAGATGACCCCCAAAGGCGTAATTTTTCTATCGGTAAACCCTTGGATATGGATGTCCCAGTGTGTATCGATTTAAACCGCTTTGTAGAGCGTAGTAATGGGGTATTTGGCAAATCTGGTACAGGTAAATCCTTCCTCACCCGCTTACTCTTAGCAGGTGTTATCCGCAAAAACGCTGCCGTTAACTTGATTTTTGATATGCACTCAGAATATGGTTGGGAGGCAGTCGCAGAAGGTAAAAATGTTAACACAGTCAAGGGACTCAAGCAATTATTCCCTGGGAGAGTCGAAGTTTACACCCTTGACCCTGAATCTACAAAACGCCGGGGTGTAAGAGATTCCCAAGAACTCTATTTGAGTTATGAGCAAATCGAAGTTGAAGATATTAAATTATGTAGTCGAGATTTAGGTTTATCGGAAGCCGCTTTGGATAACGCCAATATTTTATATAGTGAGTTCGGCAAATCTTGGATTGTCCAACTGCTGAACATGACTAACGAAGAAATTGAGATGTTTTGTGATGAGAAGCGCGGACACAAAGGCTCAATTATGGCGTTACAGCGTAAATTATTGCGCTTAGACAGTCTGAAATATATGCGGGCGGTATGTCCCCAGAACTATATTAATAAAATCTTACAATCCTTAGAGGCTGGGAAAAATGTAGTAGTAGAATTTGGTTCCCAGTCAAATATGCTCTCTTATATGTTGGTGACAAACATGATCACCAGACGCATTCATGAGCATTACGTCAAAAAAGCCGATAAATTTTTGCAAAGTAAAAATCCCAGCGATCGCCCCACACCTCTAATGATTACCATTGAAGAAGCCCACCGCTTCTTAGATCCTGCGATCGTGCAGAGTACCATCTTCGGGACGATCGCCCGTGAACTGCGGAAATATTTCGTCACACTATTAGTAGTTGATCAACGACCCTCTGGGATAGATAATGAAGTCATGTCCCAAATTGGCACTCGCATCACCGCCTTACTCAACGATGAAAAAGACATCGACGCAATTTTCACAGGTGTTTCTGGTGCTGGTGGCTTAAGGTCTGTACTAGCCAAGCTAGACTCTAAACAACAAGCCTTAATTTTAGGTCACGCCGTCCCCATGCCCGTAGTAGTCAGAACCCGTCCTTACGATTCCGTCTTCTACTCTGAAATCGGTGATCCCGCTTGGGAAGAAAAACCCGACGCAGAAGTATTCGCAGCTGCGGAACTAGCGAAAGCTGATTTAGGGTTTTGA
- a CDS encoding glutathione S-transferase family protein: protein MLELYQWELSQYSEKVRLILDYKGLEYRKIEVTPGIGQVDLFRLTGQRQVPVLKDGNRYIADSTEIAKYLDLEYPDRPLIPKDTKQRGLTLLMEEWADESIGIKGRKALFSAISQDQNFRKALLPTSTPDVLKTLVEGVPSDFLTVLGFGVGYTPDVVKSAIADLKQDLEALTLLLADSPYLTGDEPTLADLAVAGLSILLKFPTGAYLELPESIRGKGVPGIADNPDYAAFFAWRDRIYTQFRKPLIGVPSTGSAPTTIQID from the coding sequence ATGCTGGAATTATACCAATGGGAACTATCTCAATACTCAGAAAAAGTGCGTTTGATTCTAGACTATAAAGGTTTAGAATACCGCAAAATAGAAGTAACACCAGGAATTGGTCAAGTAGACTTATTTAGATTAACCGGGCAAAGACAAGTACCTGTTTTAAAAGATGGTAATAGATATATTGCTGATTCTACAGAGATAGCTAAGTATTTAGACTTAGAATATCCCGATCGCCCTTTAATACCCAAAGACACCAAACAACGGGGTTTAACTTTGTTAATGGAAGAATGGGCGGATGAGTCTATAGGTATCAAGGGCAGAAAAGCCTTATTCTCTGCTATCAGTCAAGACCAAAATTTCCGTAAAGCTTTATTACCTACATCTACACCAGATGTTCTCAAAACCTTAGTAGAAGGTGTGCCGAGTGATTTTCTCACAGTTTTGGGGTTTGGTGTAGGATATACTCCAGATGTAGTCAAATCCGCGATCGCAGATTTAAAACAAGACCTCGAAGCCCTCACCCTGCTATTAGCCGATAGCCCTTACCTCACAGGCGATGAACCCACCCTAGCTGATTTAGCAGTTGCCGGTTTATCTATACTATTAAAGTTCCCCACAGGAGCTTATCTAGAATTACCAGAAAGCATCAGAGGTAAAGGTGTACCCGGTATAGCCGACAACCCTGATTATGCCGCCTTTTTCGCTTGGCGCGATCGCATCTACACCCAATTCCGCAAACCCCTAATCGGCGTACCCTCCACAGGTTCTGCACCAACAACAATTCAGATTGATTAG
- a CDS encoding fasciclin domain-containing protein, translating to MKLNYSKLLTHFASVVSLAGVSLLISLPSGAKEVLNPNPKIFQEYPYNRGQRPQIDAQSTPSNVIAVTKGNDKKQIAQSGRLNPRPSIFNEPPYNRGSRTTPAEVTPTPDTQPTTPETETPATEKPGAPTSETQGQTLLALAESNGSFKTLTKALKAAGLTEVLQGKDNLTVFAPTDEAFAKLPQDALAELLKPENKEVLVKILTYHVVPGAVLSSDLKSGTVKSVEGGDINVKVDPQTGVNVNDAKVVKADIKASNGVIHAIDNVILPPDL from the coding sequence ATGAAGCTCAATTACAGCAAACTGCTGACTCATTTTGCTAGTGTAGTAAGTCTGGCCGGTGTTAGTCTCCTGATTTCCTTACCATCTGGAGCAAAAGAAGTATTAAATCCTAATCCTAAAATTTTTCAGGAATATCCCTATAATCGGGGTCAACGTCCTCAAATTGATGCTCAATCCACCCCTAGTAATGTCATAGCAGTCACTAAGGGCAATGATAAAAAGCAAATAGCACAAAGTGGTAGGCTGAACCCTCGACCCAGTATATTTAACGAACCTCCCTATAATCGCGGTAGTCGCACCACACCTGCTGAAGTAACACCCACACCAGATACCCAACCCACCACACCTGAAACAGAAACTCCCGCCACTGAAAAACCAGGCGCACCAACAAGCGAGACTCAAGGACAAACTTTGTTAGCCTTAGCAGAGTCTAACGGTTCCTTTAAAACCTTAACCAAAGCCCTTAAGGCTGCGGGACTAACAGAAGTTCTCCAAGGTAAAGATAACTTAACAGTCTTTGCTCCTACTGATGAGGCTTTTGCTAAATTACCTCAAGATGCTTTAGCAGAATTGTTGAAGCCAGAAAACAAGGAAGTATTAGTCAAAATTTTGACCTATCACGTAGTTCCTGGTGCTGTGCTATCGAGTGATTTAAAATCTGGCACAGTCAAGAGTGTGGAAGGTGGTGACATCAACGTCAAAGTTGACCCCCAAACTGGTGTCAATGTCAATGATGCTAAGGTAGTGAAGGCAGACATCAAAGCTAGTAATGGTGTCATTCATGCCATTGATAATGTGATTCTACCTCCTGATTTGTAG
- a CDS encoding class I SAM-dependent methyltransferase has translation MICGCWLLNSQNLVADTITVYEQRETHSPDGIGKYYMGREIARFMSHTGAGWLERPRREAEEQPSKIISALNLQPDDVVADIGAGTGYLSFRIAPILTKGQVLAVDIQPEMLEIIKFFRQEKNIHNVETVLATATDTKLPPNSIDVALMVDAYHEFAYPQEIMQGIVKALKPGGRVVLVEYRGENPFIMIKRLHKMTQKQVRKEMQAVGLVWQETKNILPQQHLMIFTQVK, from the coding sequence ATGATTTGCGGCTGTTGGTTGCTAAATAGCCAAAATTTAGTAGCCGACACCATAACAGTGTATGAACAACGTGAAACTCACAGTCCTGATGGTATCGGTAAATACTACATGGGTCGAGAAATCGCCCGTTTTATGAGTCATACAGGTGCAGGTTGGTTAGAAAGACCGAGAAGAGAAGCCGAAGAACAGCCAAGTAAAATTATTAGCGCGCTGAATTTACAGCCTGATGATGTAGTCGCTGATATTGGTGCAGGTACAGGTTACTTGAGTTTTCGTATCGCACCCATACTAACTAAAGGTCAAGTGTTGGCTGTGGATATTCAGCCAGAAATGTTAGAAATTATCAAGTTTTTCCGTCAAGAGAAAAATATTCATAACGTTGAGACAGTGTTAGCCACTGCCACCGATACCAAATTACCACCCAATAGTATAGATGTCGCCTTGATGGTTGATGCTTACCACGAATTTGCATATCCCCAAGAAATCATGCAGGGGATTGTCAAAGCTTTAAAACCTGGTGGTAGGGTAGTGTTAGTAGAATATCGGGGTGAAAATCCCTTCATTATGATTAAGCGACTGCATAAAATGACCCAAAAACAAGTCCGCAAAGAAATGCAAGCAGTCGGCTTAGTTTGGCAGGAAACTAAAAATATCTTACCTCAGCAGCATTTAATGATTTTTACCCAAGTTAAGTAG
- a CDS encoding metallophosphoesterase: MKLISEPSIPVKIQKMKERIRWQHPSIQQRGIDQTSIVIDDNRDENPEFSFLVIGDSGTKPHYGSHPQRLVAELMLQHKDECSFVLHTGDVIYVVGSHEYYPSNFIEPYREFLVGGEQPNRIGSDRMTFNLPFLPVLGNHDYYDVPFLYRLVTGSTLRLRRMLRYKDFEIGWHGSNQGDAYAKAFLDYLTALSPEALQRHLDLHYTAKTHTGRCLRYVPGEFTRIPNRYYTFRYGGIDFFALDSNTFNTPSPLPSTQAGDIYRRELQQRRQEIDKEEELILNQCDQLNPDNPADAEQLDDLSAKLDQINEIKLDIEKQLASHDTPPTDWEQLDWLRHRLIESWHNSQVRGRIIFFHHPPYVTEGTKWHQAQTLAVRHRLRWVLNQVAATLGDLVQDRPLVDLIFNGHAHCLEYLRTADTKHADSHLNCIISGGSGRRPRRQRPEGNELMEVFHDQANSTLRKVADSLLYVGRHGQGLERKLSYSCVRIDVQPGTPPKFVVRPLVAERVGEKWSKSELEAFVI; this comes from the coding sequence ATGAAATTGATTTCCGAACCATCAATCCCAGTTAAAATTCAGAAAATGAAGGAAAGGATACGATGGCAACATCCCAGCATTCAACAAAGAGGAATTGACCAAACTAGCATAGTCATAGACGATAACCGGGACGAAAACCCGGAATTTTCTTTTTTAGTCATTGGTGATAGTGGGACGAAACCTCATTATGGTAGTCATCCCCAAAGACTAGTCGCCGAACTCATGCTTCAGCACAAAGATGAGTGCAGTTTTGTTTTACATACCGGCGATGTGATTTATGTAGTTGGTTCTCATGAATATTACCCAAGCAACTTTATTGAACCATACCGAGAATTTTTAGTTGGTGGAGAACAACCTAATAGGATAGGTAGCGATCGCATGACATTTAATCTACCGTTTTTACCTGTACTCGGCAATCATGACTACTATGATGTCCCCTTTTTGTACCGCCTTGTGACCGGTAGTACCTTAAGACTGCGGCGAATGCTGCGTTACAAAGACTTTGAAATTGGTTGGCATGGTTCTAATCAAGGTGATGCCTATGCTAAAGCCTTTCTTGATTATCTCACCGCCCTCTCCCCAGAAGCATTACAGCGTCACCTAGACCTCCACTACACCGCCAAAACTCATACAGGTCGCTGTCTGCGTTACGTACCAGGAGAATTTACCCGTATCCCCAACCGTTACTACACCTTCCGCTACGGTGGGATAGATTTTTTCGCCCTTGACTCAAATACTTTTAATACACCTTCTCCCCTCCCCAGCACCCAAGCCGGAGATATCTACCGCCGGGAATTACAACAGCGTCGCCAAGAAATAGACAAAGAAGAAGAATTAATTCTTAACCAATGTGACCAACTCAACCCCGACAACCCCGCCGACGCAGAACAACTCGATGACCTCAGCGCGAAACTAGACCAAATCAACGAAATCAAACTCGACATCGAAAAACAACTCGCCTCTCACGATACCCCCCCTACTGACTGGGAACAGTTAGACTGGTTACGCCACAGACTAATCGAGTCTTGGCACAATTCCCAAGTCCGGGGAAGAATCATCTTTTTCCACCATCCCCCCTACGTTACCGAAGGCACCAAATGGCATCAAGCCCAAACCTTAGCAGTGCGTCATCGTTTGCGTTGGGTATTGAATCAAGTAGCCGCAACTCTCGGTGATTTAGTCCAAGACCGTCCGTTAGTAGATTTAATTTTCAACGGACACGCCCACTGTTTAGAATATCTCCGTACCGCAGACACCAAACACGCTGACTCTCACCTCAACTGCATTATCTCCGGTGGTAGCGGTCGCCGTCCCCGTCGTCAGCGTCCAGAAGGAAATGAGTTAATGGAAGTTTTTCATGATCAAGCCAATAGTACCCTGCGAAAAGTCGCCGACTCTCTACTTTATGTGGGTCGTCATGGTCAAGGTTTAGAAAGAAAGTTATCCTACTCCTGCGTGCGAATTGATGTCCAACCAGGAACTCCGCCGAAATTTGTCGTCAGACCTTTGGTAGCGGAACGAGTCGGGGAAAAATGGTCTAAAAGTGAGTTGGAAGCGTTTGTTATTTAA